CCGGCAGATGTTCATATGGTTGGAAAAGAGATCGTCCGTTTCCACACGATTTATTGGCCGATTATGTTAATGGCCCTAGAATTACCGTTACCCAAGAAAATTTTCGGTCACGGCTGGTTATTGATGAAAGATGGAAAAATGTCTAAATCTAAAGGCAATGTCGTTTATCCAGAAATATTAGTTGATCGCTACGGCTTAGATGCATTACGTTATTACTTATTACGAGCAATCCCGTTTGGTAGTGACGGTGTCTTTACGCCAGAAGACTTTGTTTCTCGTTTAAATTATGATTTGGCGAATGATTTAGGGAATTTATTGAACCGTACGATTGCGATGATCAATAAATACTGTGAGGGACATGTTCCAGCATATGCCTCTAAAGTGACACCTTTTGACAGTGAGTTATCCACAACTGCTGCGAATGTGATCGGTAAATACCATGAAGCAATGGAGAAAATGGAATTCAACACAGCAATTGCTGAAGTTTGGACCTTGATTTCACGTGCGAATAAATATATCGATGAAACACAACCATGGGTTTTAGCCAAAGATGAAGACAAGAAAAATGAGTTAGATAGTGTGATGGTCCACTTAGCTGAAAGTTTACGCATTGTAGCGATTCTGTTACAACCAGTGATGACTGAGACACCGACAAAAATCTTTGAACAACTAGGCTTAGATCCTGATACGATGAATATGGAAGAGATCCACTTCGGTGAGTTTCCAACAGATGTCAAAGTTATTGCGAAAGGAACACCAATTTTTCCTCGTTTAGAGATTGATACAGAGGTACTTTATATTCAAAAGAAAATGTCTCAAAATACGCAAACGACAACAGAAGAAATCAAATGGGATCCAGAAGAAACGGAACTTATTTCAACAAAAGACAAAGAAATCAAGTATGAAGATTTCGATAAAGTAGAACTAAAAGTAGCAGAAGTCATTGATTGTAAAAAAGTTAAGGGTGCTGATAAGTTACTACAATTCCGTTTAGATGCAGGAGATGAGCAAGATCGTCAAATCCTTTCAGGTGTTGCAGAATTTTATCCAGATCCAAGTGCTTTGATTGGTAAAAAAGTCGTGATTGTTGCAAACTTGAAACCAAGAAAAATGCGTGGGCAGATCAGCCAAGGAATGATTCTTTCCGCTGAATCGCCAGAAGGCAAATTACAAATCATCGACGCACCAAAAGAAATGCCAAATGGTGCAATTATTGCCTAATAAAAGTGACATTAGAATTAATAGTTCAAAAAAGCAATTAACAGCTTGTTAATTGCTTTTTTATATAAAATGTATATAAATGATTAATAATTTGACAAATATTAGTTATTTATAAGAAAATTAAAAATATTATAAACAAGCATATCAAAAATGATGTTTTTATTGTATTATTACTTAGAGTCATAAAAAAAAGAGTAATCTACAAGGAGAATGTAAAATGAGAATGAAGAAGTATATGATGGGGATCATTACAGGAGTTGCAATTTTTTTATTAGCAGCGTGCGGATCAGATCCGAGAAAAGAATTTACAAATGAGCTGTTTAGTTCTAAAAGCAAAGACTACAATGCTGCCAGCTTTGAGATGAAAATCAAAGACTTGACGTATGATGGTGATGAAGGCGGCGCGTATGTAAAAATGATTGCCAGCCAATTAAAAGACATGAGTATTGAAGGAAATTATGCAATTGATGATAAAAAAGATACTATGGAAATGGAGATCACAGCGAATCTATTTGGAGAGAAATTACCTTTCCAATTCGTTGGCAGTAAAGACAACTACTATATGTCTACTAGCTTTGTCTCAGGTTTGTTAGATCTAGCGAATTCATTTGGTTATCCACTTGAATTAAGCAAAAGCGATTTAAACGAATTAAAGGGCAAATATATCGACATCGCTCAAGCAGGCGATACGCTTACATCAGGTGAGTTAGACAAGAAAACAAATCCATTGAAGAACAAGTCATTTACGAATGCTGAAAATTCTAAAATGGGCAGAGAAGTTAAAAAATTGATCGAAAGCTTCGACAAAAAATCTTTTACAGCAGATAAAGATGTCGTGACACATACGTTTACTAAAAAAGAAATTATCAAGATAATGGAAAAAATAGACGAAGTTGCCAAAGAAAACAAAGAGTACAAAAAGTCAGATAGTGAAAAAGAAATGAAAGATGCTATCAAGTCATTGAAAAATGATCTAGATAAAATGGATATCAAAGTCAGTATCAACGAAAAGACGAAAGCTGTCGATATGGAAATGGCTTTAGCTGCTACGGATGAAGATAATGCTGAAATGAGTATTGTGATGTCAATTTCCACAACACCGAAAAAAAATAGTGGAAAAATCAAAATGCCAAGTAAAAAGGAAATCATCAGTCAAGATAAGTTAGAAAGTATTTTAGAAAATATTACTGGAGCTGCTACAAATGATTCAGAATTAGATGATGATTCGATCGATTATAGTGACTTGAAGGATGATCCGGAAATTCAAGAAATGTTGGATGCTCAATTAGATGAAATGATCGAGCGGATTGAAGCAAATCCAGAAGCTGTAACAGAAGAAAAAGCAAAAGAAGTACGTGAAGAAGCGAAAGAATATCTTAATGATAAGCAAATGAAAAAATTAAACGATGCGTTGGATAAAGCGTTGAAAGCTGGAACAGTTTAACAAAAAATGATGAAAAACAATGTTTCCTGTAGCTAAATCATAGATTTGGCTATTGTGGAGAACATTGTTTTTTTCTACATATGTTCTTGACTTGCTGGAATAGGTTATAATAGTCAATAAGAATTCTTAGGGTAAGGAGGCCCCATATGTGTGTATTTTGTGAAATAACAGATTTTGTTATTGAAAATGAATTAGCTGGTGCTTTTTATGATAAATTTCCTGTTAGCACCGGGCACCTATTGATCATACCCAAAAGCCACAGAATGGACTATTTTGATTTATCTATAGCAGAAAAGCAAGCAATCGAGGAGCTACTTCAAATTGGCAAAAAGCTACTTGAAGAGACAAATGAGCCTGCGGGTTTTAATATCGGGACAAATTGTGGCATTAACGCGGGTCAAAGTATCATGCATTGCCATATACATCTGATTCCTAGATATCTTGGCGATATGGTAAACCCAAAAGGCGGTGTACGAGGTGTGATTCCTTCAAAACAACATTACTAAAGAAGAGCGGTGATATTAATGCAGTTAAAAGAATTAACGGTAGCAGATGAGCTACGCTACTTAGCTTTTGCAAAAGAGTGGGGCTCTTTAGAAGAAGCTAAAATAACTCCGACATCTGCTAATCTAAATGGGCTGACTTTTTCGGAGTGGCTAGATAAACTACAAAAAGATAAAGATATCAGAAAGAATGATTTTGTTCCAGCAGATACACTATTTCTTGAAGTTGATTGGTGCTGTTCAACTAAGATATGCATTAACGGATAGACTTGTGCAAATTGGTGGGAATATTGGTTATGGAATCGTTCCTTCTGAAAGAGGAAAGGGCTATGCGAATTGGCTACTTGCACAAGCTTTACTTATCTTTCAAGAGCGTGGTTTGTCTAAAGTAATGCTTACGTGTGACAAAACGAATAGAGGATCGCAAAAAACGATCCAAAACAATGGTGGTATCTTGTCTGATGAGTATTCTGTTGAAGGAAAAATAGTCCAGCGGTATTGGATCGAGTTATAGTGTAAAAAATAAACTGTCTCTTATAAAAATTGAGGCAGTCTATTTTTCGTCACATACTTCTTCAGCAACCAGTCGACTAAAATTTTAATTTTTTATTTGATTTAATTCTACGGAAACGAGTTGGTAACAGCATGATCAATAGTGCATAAGGTACGCTAATAATCGACCAAGTCAAGGCTCGACTCAAACTGTTGTTTTTGTACAACCAATTAAGTAAAAAATGTAGACCCAAGATACTAAAGGCAACAAAAATCAAGACCGCATACGTCGGTTCATTTTTGATAGTCGCTCTAAAAATACTGCCGATTAAAGGGACGAGATAAAAATAAGCACTAGTTAATGAAATCCGCCAACTTTTTGCGATAGTCCCAAGGTTTATCAAGAAAAATACAATAGACAGTACAATTCCAAGCGGTGGAAAAAAGGCGATCAAAGCGGAATATACAGCACCCCATAAAAGCATCAAGGGACCTTTTACAATTGCCGCAAGACCAACAAAAATTGCTATCAAAAGAAATTGCTGCGTCATCGTACCATAAGCTAACAACCCAAAAAGAATCAGTAATACCCAGTGCCAAATCGTATTGACTTGAGGTTTTCGTTGAATCGTTACGTTTTTTTGAATCGTAGTTTTTAGAAAGTCAGATTCTTCAAAGAAATTTTTCAAAAAGCACTCACTCCTATCAAATTAAAAATCAGACTGGAGTTAAGTTTACTGCGAAGTAGATAAAAACACATCGGACTAAAGTCGGTTTTTTCCGATTTTTTTATTCAGGCACGGTTGATTCTTGCACTGTAACAACCTCTAGCTGCATTGTGAACATCAACGAAGGCAATTTTGTCATTTGCTAAAATATGACTGATGACCTCTGGCGTTAAACTTTTAGGTTCATAGAGGTACGCATCAATGATCATTCCCAAGATATCGTAGCAGCGAAGAGAAGTAAAGCGATCATAAATAACGGAGGGAATTTCATTTAGTTGTAAAGCTGATTCGCCTTTTCCTAAGGTAACGAAAATAGGTCCAGTTGCGTCATAAGGAGATTGCATACTTAAATGGTGATAGTTCAATAAATAGGTGGTCTCACCTATTAGACCTTCTTTCAACGAAATTCTACACGGAAAGCCAGGGGAACTGTCAACAATCTGTTTTTTGATATTTTTTGCTTCTAATTCTTCTGTTGTCATGGCGTTTAACCAAAGAAAATCTTTTCTTTTGAGACCAGTGATTAAAAAATTATTTTTCATATTTAGTACCGTCCTTTCTCTAGTGAACAGTAGCAGTATACTCAAAAAAATCGTCTTTTTCTTTCGAAAAATGGACAGTAAATTTTTTTTGTATTGCTTTGGACTAGTTAAGAAATTAGTTAGCTATTTTAGCAAATATAAAAGCGTGAAACCCTTTAAATTCAAAGAGTTTCACGCTTTTTTTAACAGTTTAAAGTCCTAAGTTTAATTATTCAAGCGCAAGCAATGTGGAAAGCTCTCCAATATAAGGCAGAAATACTTGTTTCATCCCACGAGAAATAGCTGTATAAAGAATTTTTTTCTCGCGCTCCGTTGTTCCATAACGCAATGTCGAAGGATCGTGAATAATCACATTATCAAACTCAAGGCCCTTAGCCATATCAATTGAAAGAATTTGGGTAGCATTCGTATTATTTTTTTGGGACAACTGATGCTCTAATTCTTCCGCTTCCACCGCGTTTTTCGTAATGATCACAGTCGCTTCTTCAGAGGACAATGAGCCTAAAATTGAAATAAGTTTCTCTAAATATACTTCTTGATCGTTACAAGAAATAAACACAGGTTTCTCGCCATCTTTTCGGATCGAGACAATGTTTAGTTTCTCATGATTTGTCACTAAAGTCTGAAAGAGCTGAGTGATTTCTTTACTTGAACGATAACTATTTAATAATTGATAAGAGGTAACTGAACGGCTGGACGCCGATAATAATTCTTGTAGATCAATAAAACTAATCGACGTGTTAAAAATCGCCTGATTTTCATCTCCTGCTAAGGTAAAGTTAGCTTGTGGGAATAATTTAAGCAGTAAAAGAATTTGAGCTTCAGTATAATCTTGTACTTCATCCACCAAAATAAACGCCATTTGTCTATTCGATAAATCTTCAATAAATTTATCTTTGAGCAATAACAAAATCACTACTTCATCTGCAGTATAGGCTGTTGTTACTCTTTCATATGAAACCTGTTGATAACGCTGATACAATGCTTCAAAAAGCAACCATTGGTCGAACCAAGCGACGTCAGTAATCGCATCTACCACTTTGCGGTATTTTTGCTGTAGTCGTTGAAGCGCATACGCTACTAATTGTTCCTCATCTTCTGCATCAAACGTTGTATCAAAATAGCGCAATTGTTCTGCTTCAGTCAAATCTTGCATCTGATCGATCATTTGTTTAGACTTCGATTGTTTGATCAAATAACGATTCCACAAACTTGAAAGTTTTTCTTTTGTTGCAGAAAGTCTGTCTCTGATTGATAAAGTAGTTGGTGTTTCTTGATATAAACCAAAAATCAATTCAGCAGAAAATATCGGTTTACGTTTGAATAAAATCGGTTTAAATAATGATTGTTGAATCAAAGATGCATCTTGGAAAGCTTGAATAAACGCCACAAAATTCTGCGATTGAATCACTCTTTGTTGGGCATTGACTTGTTCAGCAGTGATGCGTTTGAAATAGTCGGATTCACTTTCAATTGGCGCTTTTTCACGAAAGGTAAATTTAAGAAACTGCAACAACGTCAAATTTAAGGGATTCCGTTCACCTAAATTCGGCAACACTTGAGAAATATAATCAATAAAGGTTGAATTGGGTGAAAGCAGTAAAATATCATCAGCGGTAATTTTGGTCCGATGATTATAAAGTAAATAAGCAATTCGCTGCATGATCGCAGAAGTTTTTCCACTACCAGCAATTCCGTTGACCAAAAGCAATGGGTGGCTTTCATCTCGAATGATTTCATTTTGTTCTTGCTGGATTGTTGTGGTGATATCTTTCATGTACTGAGAAGAATCAGCCTCTAGTGAATGAAGCAAAATATCATCTTGGATCGCAAGACTGGTATCGAAAAAGTTGAGCAACCGATCCTCTTCAATAATCAATTGTCTTTTTAAATTTAAGCTAACAGGTATTTCTGTTTTGTTGACGTAATAACTGCTGTCACCTAAAACATTATTATAAAAAAGTGAGGCAATTGGCGAACGCCAGTCATAGATTCGTGATTCACCGTCAAGATTTGTAAAGTCATTCATCCCGATATAAAAGACATCACGATCAGAATCGTCATCTAAGAAGGTTACATCAATTTTTCCAAAATAAGGGACTTTCAGTAGTCGTTCGACTTTTTCTAGTTGTTTAGCAGCCGTCTCATTTTGAATGTTTAACTGATCGATTTCTCTATTTTTCATTTCCATCATGGCAAACGTTTCTAAGTTATCTGAGTAACTATCAAAATTTAGTTTTGTATCGCCGCTAAATTGCTCTAACACCGATTTTCCAGTCGTGTTGACTTCATCGATAGCGGTTTGATAGGTGTCTTTTGCTTGGCTCAATTCTTCATAAACCTGTTGCAGATGTTGGGTTTCTTGTGTGCGATCGTTTGACATATTGGTTCCTCCTGACATAAATTGCCGTGACCGAATAGTATAAGCTATTTTTTTGAATAAAGCAATTATAAGAAGCTGATAATTTATCGGTGCTGTCCATTCAGCTTTTGGCTAAAATGTGATAAAGTATAGAAGACAGAGGAGGAGTTTACTTGATTTTTGATTCTCATACCCATTTAAACGCAGAACAATTTAATGAAGATATTCCAGAAACAATTGCACGTGCGAAAGAATTAGGTGTAACAGAGATGGCCGTGGTTGGTTTTGATACACCGACGATCGAAAAGTCTCTGGAACTTAGTCAACAATATAAAGAAATCCAAAGTATTATCGGCTGGCACCCAACCGAAGCTGGCAGCTATACGCCAGAAATCGAAAAAAAACTGCAGCAATTATTAACGACACCCAAAGTAGTAGCCCTTGGCGAAATCGGTTTAGATTATTATTGGATGGAAGATCCAAAAGAAGTACAAGATCGTGTGTTTCGTCGTCAAATCGCGATCGCTAAAGAGATGAATCTGCCAATCAGTATCCATACACGAGATGCGATGGAAGATACTTATAACATTTTAAAAGAAGAAGATATTCGTGATATCGGTGGAATCATGCACAGCTTTAGTGGTGACCCTGAGTGGATGGCAAAATTTTTAGAGATGGGGATGCATATTTCTCTAAGTGGCGTTGTGACGTTCAAAAAAGCGCTGGAAGTGCAAGAGGTAGCTAAAGCAGTCCCGTTAGATCGTCTATTGGTCGAGACTGACGCACCGTATCTAGCACCTGTTCCCTATCGAGGCAAACGTAATGAACCAGGCTATACTCGTTATGTAGTGGAAAAAATCGCAGAACTACGAGAAGTTCCCTTTGAAGAAATAGCTAGACAAACAACAAATAATGCCCATCGCTTATTTAGGTTAGCCGAATGACAGATAAGTTGCGAATTGAAGAAATTATTGTCGTTGAAGGAAAAGACGATACCAGACGAATTCAAGAAGTTGTCGATGTAGATACGATTGAAACGATCGGATCTGCAATCAATGAGGATATTTTAGAACAAATTCAACATGCGCAAGAAACGCGCGGGGTCATCATTTTTACTGATCCAGATTTTTCAGGTGAAAAAATTCGCAAAACGATCATGGAAGTTGTTCCTGATGCTAAGCATGCATTTCTCTCACGAAAGCTAGCTGCGCCTAAAAAAAGAGGGAATAGTTTAGGCGTGGAACATGCCAGTGATGAAGCGATTTTAGAAGCACTAGAAAAAATTGTGACACCTGTTAACGGGTCTGATGATTACCAAGAAATACCTAGACAAACCTTGATCGAATATGGTTTAATAGCGGGAGCTCGTGCAAAAGAGCGTCGTGAAAAATTAGGGGACGAATTGCGCATTGGCTATACCAACAGTAAGCAATTGACCAAACGCTTGAAAATGTTTCGTATTACAGAAAAAGAACTGATAGACGTAATGAATAAGATAAACGAACTACCTAGTGAAAAATCGGAGGAATCAATTTGACAGAATATAAAGAAATAGCCACGCCTTCAAGAACCAAAGAAATTTTGAAGAAACATGGCTTTTCATTCAAAAAAAGTTTAGGACAAAACTTTTTAACAGAACCGAATATCTTACGTAAAATCGTCGAGACGGCAGGGATCGATACGCAAACCAATGTAGTAGAAGTAGGTCCCGGTATTGGGGCATTAACCGAACAGCTAGCTAAAAATGCTGCACAAGTTTTGGCGTTTGAAATCGATGATCGTCTGATTCCTGTTTTAGAAGATACGATGAGTCCCTATCGAAATGTCACAGTTATTCATAATGATGTGTTAAAAGCAGATTTAGTCGGTACAACCAAAGTGGTCTTTAAAGAAGAGCTTCCGATCAAAGTCGTTGCCAATCTACCTTATTACATCACAACACCGATCATGATGCACTTTTTAGAATCTGATTTAGAGGTACAAGAAATGATCGTCATGATGCAAAAAGAAGTTGCAGATCGCATCTCGGCAAAACCCGGAACAAAAGCATACGGTTCGTTATCGATCGCGGTTCAATACTTTATGGAAGCAAGCATTGCGTTTATCGTACCAAAAACCGTGTTTATTCCGCAGCCAAATGTTGATTCGGCAATCATCAAATTAACAAAACGTGATAAACCGGCCGTTGAGGTAACGAATGAAAAAGAATTCTTCAAACTAACAAAAGCCTCATTCCAGTTGCGCCGTAAAACACTATGGAACAATTTGATTCATTTTTATGGTAAAGATGATGGAACCAAAGCTTGGTTGACTAATAGTTTGACAGAAGCAGAAATCGATCCTTCACGTCGAGGAGAAACCTTGTCGTTAGTGGAGTTTGGTCGTTTAAGTAATACGTTAGAAAAAAATCGTTAAAAAAGTGGATTGAGAAAAATTGCTCTATTTTTCTCAACCTCTTTTTGTTATACAAAATAACGCAGCGAATGTTATACAAAGAGGTTGGAACAGGAGCTGCTTCTATTGACACCGATTATACGGATTTCATGTGGTTGAGATATAACTCGAAGAGTTATGTTCCTATCACAATTTATTTTGACTTTATGTAAAATAATTGGATTGAGATATTGACTTTTTTCAAATATCAAGCATAATTGTAGTTAGAAAGCGCTTTCTTAAATAAGGAGTGATACTGTGGAGAATAAGAAAACAAGAAATGTTACGTGGATGCTGGTAGCTATTTTTCTGGGATACACCTGTATTTATGTTGATAAAACGACAATTGGAATGTCGCTGGTGACAATTGCAAATGATCTAGGGTTTGATCCGCAACAAAAAGGATTGATACTCAGCGCTTTTTTTCTAGGATATACGATTTTTCAGATTCCATTTGGTTATTTATCTAATAAGATCGGGACGAGAAAAATGATGATTACGTCTGTTTTTTTAGTAGGAATTTTTCTTTTCTTATTTGGATTTGGTTTTTCTTTATTGTATTTTATTTTGATCCGGTTTATGACAGGAGCAGTGGCCCATTCAGGTTATCCGTCTTCTGTAAGTACCTTTATTTCACAAGAACTACCAATCGACAAACGCGGACCAGCGCAATCGACAATGATCGCTTCTTCTGGTTTTGCGGCAATCGTAGGACCGTTATTGATCGCTCCTCTTTTACTACAGATTGGTTGGCATAAGACCTATTATTATTTAGGTGTAGCAGTTCTTTTGATCGCCGTTTTAATGTATTTTGTGATCCCTAAAGAATTTGGCGGGGTGAAGGAGCAGTTAAAAAATAAAAATGCGATTTCATTTCGGGAAGTATTGAAGGACCGAAATGTTTGGATTTTAATTTTTGCAGCATTTTTTATCAATGCTGCGATATATGGACTGAATGGTTGGATGGCGACTTATCTGGTTGAAGCTCATGGGCTGGCCTTAACTCAAACAGCCT
The Enterococcus silesiacus DNA segment above includes these coding regions:
- a CDS encoding methionine--tRNA ligase (methionine--tRNA ligase; MetRS; adds methionine to tRNA(Met) with cleavage of ATP to AMP and diphosphate; some MetRS enzymes form dimers depending on a C-terminal domain that is also found in other proteins such as Trbp111 in Aquifex aeolicus and the cold-shock protein CsaA from Bacillus subtilis while others do not; four subfamilies exist based on sequence motifs and zinc content), which gives rise to MSEKETFYITTPIYYPSGQLHIGNSYTTIACDAMARYKRLMGFDVFYLTGVDEHGQKIENKASELGVTPKEYVDKMAADVQKLWKTLDISYDKFIRTTDDYHKKAVQQIFDRLLEQGDIYLGEYEGWYSVSDEEYFTETQLAEVYRDDEGKVIGGKAPSGHEVELVKEESYFFRMSKYADRLLDYYNEHPEFIQPESRKNEMINNFIKPGLEDLAVSRTTFSWGIPLSNDPKHVVYVWIDALSNYITALGYGSEDDSLFQKYWPADVHMVGKEIVRFHTIYWPIMLMALELPLPKKIFGHGWLLMKDGKMSKSKGNVVYPEILVDRYGLDALRYYLLRAIPFGSDGVFTPEDFVSRLNYDLANDLGNLLNRTIAMINKYCEGHVPAYASKVTPFDSELSTTAANVIGKYHEAMEKMEFNTAIAEVWTLISRANKYIDETQPWVLAKDEDKKNELDSVMVHLAESLRIVAILLQPVMTETPTKIFEQLGLDPDTMNMEEIHFGEFPTDVKVIAKGTPIFPRLEIDTEVLYIQKKMSQNTQTTTEEIKWDPEETELISTKDKEIKYEDFDKVELKVAEVIDCKKVKGADKLLQFRLDAGDEQDRQILSGVAEFYPDPSALIGKKVVIVANLKPRKMRGQISQGMILSAESPEGKLQIIDAPKEMPNGAIIA
- a CDS encoding diadenosine tetraphosphate hydrolase, with product MCVFCEITDFVIENELAGAFYDKFPVSTGHLLIIPKSHRMDYFDLSIAEKQAIEELLQIGKKLLEETNEPAGFNIGTNCGINAGQSIMHCHIHLIPRYLGDMVNPKGGVRGVIPSKQHY
- a CDS encoding helicase yields the protein MSNDRTQETQHLQQVYEELSQAKDTYQTAIDEVNTTGKSVLEQFSGDTKLNFDSYSDNLETFAMMEMKNREIDQLNIQNETAAKQLEKVERLLKVPYFGKIDVTFLDDDSDRDVFYIGMNDFTNLDGESRIYDWRSPIASLFYNNVLGDSSYYVNKTEIPVSLNLKRQLIIEEDRLLNFFDTSLAIQDDILLHSLEADSSQYMKDITTTIQQEQNEIIRDESHPLLLVNGIAGSGKTSAIMQRIAYLLYNHRTKITADDILLLSPNSTFIDYISQVLPNLGERNPLNLTLLQFLKFTFREKAPIESESDYFKRITAEQVNAQQRVIQSQNFVAFIQAFQDASLIQQSLFKPILFKRKPIFSAELIFGLYQETPTTLSIRDRLSATKEKLSSLWNRYLIKQSKSKQMIDQMQDLTEAEQLRYFDTTFDAEDEEQLVAYALQRLQQKYRKVVDAITDVAWFDQWLLFEALYQRYQQVSYERVTTAYTADEVVILLLLKDKFIEDLSNRQMAFILVDEVQDYTEAQILLLLKLFPQANFTLAGDENQAIFNTSISFIDLQELLSASSRSVTSYQLLNSYRSSKEITQLFQTLVTNHEKLNIVSIRKDGEKPVFISCNDQEVYLEKLISILGSLSSEEATVIITKNAVEAEELEHQLSQKNNTNATQILSIDMAKGLEFDNVIIHDPSTLRYGTTEREKKILYTAISRGMKQVFLPYIGELSTLLALE
- a CDS encoding hydrolase TatD yields the protein MIFDSHTHLNAEQFNEDIPETIARAKELGVTEMAVVGFDTPTIEKSLELSQQYKEIQSIIGWHPTEAGSYTPEIEKKLQQLLTTPKVVALGEIGLDYYWMEDPKEVQDRVFRRQIAIAKEMNLPISIHTRDAMEDTYNILKEEDIRDIGGIMHSFSGDPEWMAKFLEMGMHISLSGVVTFKKALEVQEVAKAVPLDRLLVETDAPYLAPVPYRGKRNEPGYTRYVVEKIAELREVPFEEIARQTTNNAHRLFRLAE
- a CDS encoding ribonuclease M5, which codes for MTDKLRIEEIIVVEGKDDTRRIQEVVDVDTIETIGSAINEDILEQIQHAQETRGVIIFTDPDFSGEKIRKTIMEVVPDAKHAFLSRKLAAPKKRGNSLGVEHASDEAILEALEKIVTPVNGSDDYQEIPRQTLIEYGLIAGARAKERREKLGDELRIGYTNSKQLTKRLKMFRITEKELIDVMNKINELPSEKSEESI
- a CDS encoding 16S rRNA methyltransferase, whose translation is MTEYKEIATPSRTKEILKKHGFSFKKSLGQNFLTEPNILRKIVETAGIDTQTNVVEVGPGIGALTEQLAKNAAQVLAFEIDDRLIPVLEDTMSPYRNVTVIHNDVLKADLVGTTKVVFKEELPIKVVANLPYYITTPIMMHFLESDLEVQEMIVMMQKEVADRISAKPGTKAYGSLSIAVQYFMEASIAFIVPKTVFIPQPNVDSAIIKLTKRDKPAVEVTNEKEFFKLTKASFQLRRKTLWNNLIHFYGKDDGTKAWLTNSLTEAEIDPSRRGETLSLVEFGRLSNTLEKNR
- a CDS encoding MFS transporter, producing the protein MENKKTRNVTWMLVAIFLGYTCIYVDKTTIGMSLVTIANDLGFDPQQKGLILSAFFLGYTIFQIPFGYLSNKIGTRKMMITSVFLVGIFLFLFGFGFSLLYFILIRFMTGAVAHSGYPSSVSTFISQELPIDKRGPAQSTMIASSGFAAIVGPLLIAPLLLQIGWHKTYYYLGVAVLLIAVLMYFVIPKEFGGVKEQLKNKNAISFREVLKDRNVWILIFAAFFINAAIYGLNGWMATYLVEAHGLALTQTAYVSAIIGFFTMVAAMVGGVVVNKYFIGKEKNVIFIATIGGGIFAVLVSVVGTFFLSMLALTCAVAFASLAFATLMSIPVKIFPTDEVSAKYATINAIGVSGGFVAPTIIGALIQLSNGAFFSSFLFIGISFIVAGAITLLVKKNEES